A genome region from Etheostoma cragini isolate CJK2018 chromosome 4, CSU_Ecrag_1.0, whole genome shotgun sequence includes the following:
- the LOC117943424 gene encoding myosin heavy chain, fast skeletal muscle-like, with protein MSIDPEMQCFGPAAIYLRKPERERIEAQNTPFDAKTAYFVAEPTEMYLKGKLIKREGGKATVETLCKKTLTVKEDDIHPMNPPKYDKIEDMAMMTHLSEPSVLYNLKERYAAWMIYTYSGLFCVTVNPYKWLPVYDAVVVSGYRGKKRIEAPPHIFSISDNAYQFMLQDRENQSILITGESGAGKTVNTKRVIQYFATIAVAGGKKSDQTSGKIQGSLEDQIIAANPLLEAYGNAKTVRNDNSSRFGKFIRIHFGTTGKLASADIETYLLEKSRVTFQLSAERSYHIFYQLMTGHKPELIEALLITKNPYDYHMISQGEITVKSIDDVEEFVATDTAIDILGFTAEEKASIYKLTGAVMHHGNMKFKQKQREEQAEPDGNEVADKIAYLMGLNSADLLKALCYPRVKVGNEYVTKGQTVPQVNNSVSALCKSVYEKMFLWMVPLNDSVVQLYQKSAVKLLAHLYASHAATEAEGAGKKAGKKKGGSFQTVSALFRENLGKLMTNLRSTHPHFVRCLIPNESKTPGLMENFLVIHQLRCNGVLEGIRICRKGFPSRILYGDFKQRYKVLNASVIPEGQFIDNKKASEKLLGSIDIDKTQYKFGHTKVFFKAGLLGVLEEMRDDKLAKLVTMTQALCRGFLMRREFVKMMARREAIYSIQYNIRSFMNVKTWPWMKLYFKIKPLLKSAETEKEMAQMKEDFGKMKEDLTKALAKKKELEEKMVSLLQEKNDLMLQIQSEGENLSDAEERCEGLIKTLTKAKVKLEQQVDDLEGSLEQEKKLRMDLERSKRKLEGDLKLAHETIMDLENDKQQSDEKIKKKDFETSQLLSKIEDEQSLSVQLQKKIKELQARIEELEEEIEAERAARAKVEKQRSDLSRELEEISERLEEAGGATSVQIEMNKKREAEFQKLRRDLEESTLQHEATAAALRKKQADSVAELGEQIDNLQRVKQKLEKEKSEYKMEIDDLSSNMESVAKSKGNLEKMCRTLEDQLSEMKSKNEEHVRQLNDIGAQRARLLTENGEFSRQLEEKEALVSQLTRSKQAYTQQIEELKRHVEEEVKAKNALAHAVQSARHDCDLLREQYEEELEAKSELQRGMSKANSEVAQWRAKYETDAIQRTEELEEAKKKLAQRLQDAEESIESVNAKCASLEKTKQRLQGEVEDMMIDVERANALAANLDKKQRNFDKVLAEWKQKYEESQAELEGALKEARSLSTEMFKMKNSYEESLDHLETLKRENKNLQQEISDLTEQIGESGKTIHELEKGKKIVETEKCELQTSLEEAEATLEHEESKILRIQLELTQVKSEIDRKLAEKDKEIEQIKRNSQRVIESMQSTLDAEVRSRNDALRIKKKMEGDLNEMEIQLSHANRQSAEAQKQLRNVQGQLKDALLHLDEAIRGQEDMKEQVAMVERRNNLMLAEIEELRSALEQTDRSRKVAEQELVDASERVGLLHSQNTSLINTKKKLEADLVQIQGEVEDAVQEARNAEDKAKKAITDAAMMAEELKKEQDTSSHLERMKKNLEVTVKDLQHRLDEAENLALKGGKKQLQKLEARVRELEAEVDAEQRRGAEAIKGVRKYERKVKEFTYQFEEDKKNIARLQDLVDKLQLKVKAYKRQSEEAEEQANTHLSRYRKVQHEMEEAQERADIAESQVNKLRTKSREIIKTREAEE; from the exons GTACGACGCAGTGGTTGTCTCAGGATACAGAGGCAAAAAGAGGATTGAGGCTCCACCCCACATCTTCTCCATCTCTGATAACGCCTATCAGTTCATGCTCCAAG ATAGAGAAAACCAGTCAATCCTGATTAC TGGAGAATCCGGTGCAGGAAAGACTGTCAACACTAAACGTGTCATCCAGTACTTTGCGACAATCGCAGTGGCTGGAGGAAAGAAATCTGATCAGACTTCTGGCAAGATACAG GGGTCACTAGAAGATCAAATTATTGCAGCAAACCCACTGTTGGAGGCTTATGGTAATGCCAAGACTGTGAGGAATGACAATTCTTCCCGTTTT GGAAAGTTCATCCGAATTCACTTTGGGACAACTGGAAAGCTGGCTTCAGCTGATATTGAAACAT ATCTGCTGGAGAAGTCTCGAGTGACATTTCAACTGTCTGCTGAGAGGAGCTACCACATCTTCTATCAGCTCATGACAGGCCACAAACCTGAGCTGATAG aGGCCCTCCTGATCACCAAAAATCCATATGACTATCACATGATCAGTCAGGGTGAAATCACAGTCAAAAGTATTGATGACGTTGAAGAATTCGTCGCCACTGAT ACTGCCATTGACATCCTGGGCTTTACTGCAGAAGAGAAGGCGAGCATCTACAAGCTGACTGGAGCTGTGATGCATCATGGAAACATGAAGTTCAAGCAGAAGCAGCGCGAAGAGCAGGCTGAGCCCGATGGCAATGAGG tgGCAGATAAAATTGCCTACCTCATGGGTCTGAACTCAGCTGATTTGCTAAAAGCACTATGCTACCCCAGAGTGAAGGTTGGAAATGAGTATGTGACCAAAGGTCAAACTGTTCCTCAG gTCAACAATTCCGTCTCGGCTCTCTGCAAGTCTGTCTATGAGAAAATGTTCTTGTGGATGGTC CCCCTGAACGACTCAGTGGTTCAGCTCTACCAGAAGTCTGCAGTCAAACTGTTGGCTCACCTCTATGCATCACATGCCGCAACAGAAG CTGAGGGTGCTGGGAAAAAAGCTGGCAAGAAAAAGGGTGGGTCTTTTCAGACAGTATCAGCTCTTTTCAGG GAGAATTTGGGCAAGTTGATGACCAACTTAAGGTCCACTCACCCTCATTTTGTACGTTGTTTGATTCCAAATGAATCAAAGACTCCTG GTCTCATGGAGAACTTCCTGGTCATCCACCAGCTGAGGTGTAACGGTGTGCTGGAAGGTATCAGGATCTGTAGGAAAGGTTTCCCCAGCAGAATCCTCTACGGTGACTTCAAGCAGAG ATACAAAGTTTTGAATGCCAGTGTCATTCCTGAGGGACAATTCATCGACAACAAAAAGGCCTCAGAGAAACTCTTGGGTTCTATTGATATTGACAAAACTCAGTATAAATTTGGACACACAAAG GTGTTCTTCAAAGCCGGTCTGCTGGGAGTTCTGGAGGAGATGAGAGATGATAAACTTGCAAAACTGGTCACAATGACTCAGGCTCTCTGCAGAGGTTTCCTCATGAGGAGAGAGTTCGTCAAGATGATGGCGCGAAG GGAGGCCATTTACTCCATCCAGTATAACATACGCTCATTCATGAATGTCAAAACCTGGCCATGGATGAAGCTGTACTTCAAGATTAAGCCTCTGCTGAAGAGTGCAGAGACTGAAAAAGAGATGGCCCAAATGAAAGAAGACTTTGGAAAGATGAAAGAAGATCTGACAAAGGCTCTGGCTAAGAAGAAAGAACTGGAGGAGAAGATGGTTTCTCTGCTGCAGGAGAAGAATGACTTGATGCTGCAAATTCAGTCT GAGGGTGAAAACCTCAGCGATGCGGAGGAAAGGTGTGAGGGGCTCATTAAA ACTCTGACCAAGGCTAAAGTCAAGCTGGAACAGCAAGTGGAcgat CTTGAAGGTTCTTTGGAGCAAGAAAAGAAGCTTCGTATGGATCTTGAGCGATCAAAAAGAAAGCTTGAAGGGGATCTTAAACTGGCCCATGAAACCATCATGGATCTAGAGAATGACAAGCAGCAgtctgatgaaaaaataaagaa GAAGGACTTTGAAACAAGCCAACTTCTTAGCAAGATTGAGGATGAGCAATCACTTAGTGTGCAGCTTcagaagaaaatcaaagaacTTCAG GCTCGTATTGAGGAGCTAGAGGAAGAGATCGAGGCTGAGCGGGCTGCTCGAGCCAAGGTGGAGAAGCAGAGGTCTGATCTCTCCAGGGAACTTGAGGAGATCAGCGAGAGGCTCGAAGAAGCTGGTGGAGCAACGTCTGTTCAGATCGAGATGAACAAGAAGCGTGAGGCCGAGTTTCAGAAGCTGCGCCGTGACCTGGAAGAGTCCACCCTGCAGCATGAGGCCACCGCTGCAGCTCTGCGCAAAAAGCAGGCTGACAGTGTGGCAGAGTTGGGAGAACAGATTGACAACCTCCAGAGAGTCAAACagaagctggagaaagagaaaagtgaaTACAAGATGGAGATCGATGACCTCAGCAGCAATATGGAGTCTGTCGCCAAATCAaag GGCAATCTGGAAAAAATGTGTCGTACTCTTGAGGATCAACTGAGTGAGATGAAGTCCAAAAATGAAGAACATGTGCGACAGCTGAATGATATTGGGGCACAAAGGGCAAGGCTGCTAACAGAGAATG gTGAATTCAGTCGCCAGCTGGAGGAGAAAGAAGCCCTGGTCTCTCAGCTGACAAGGAGCAAGCAGGCTTACACTCAGCAGATTGAGGAGCTCAAGAGACACGTTGAAGAGGAAGTTAAA GCCAAGAACGCCCTGGCTCATGCTGTTCAGTCAGCTCGTCATGACTGCGACCTTCTCAGAGAGCAGTatgaggaggagctggaggccaAATCTGAGCTGCAGCGTGGAATGTCCAAGGCCAACAGCGAGGTGGCTCAGTGGAGAGCCAAATATGAGACTGATGCCATTCAGCGCActgaggagctggaggaggctAA GAAAAAGCTTGCCCAGCGTCTTCAGGATGCAGAGGAATCTATTGAGTCTGTAAACGCAAAATGTGCCTCtctggaaaagacaaaacagagacTCCAGGGTGAAGTGGAAGACATGATGATCGATGTGGAGAGAGCTAATGCTCTAGCTGCTAACCTCGACAAGAAACAAAGGAACTTTGACAAG GTTCTTGCAGAGTGGAAACAGAAGTATGAGGAAAGCCAGGCAGAGCTGGAGGGAGCTCTAAAAGAAGCTCGTTCTCTCAGCACTGAGATGTTCAAGATGAAAAATTCGTACGAAGAATCTTTGGACCACCTGGAGACCttgaagagagagaacaaaaatcTGCAAC AGGAGATCTCGGATCTGACTGAGCAAATTGGGGAAAGTGGAAAAACCATTCATGAACtggagaaagggaagaagatTGTGGAGACTGAGAAGTGTGAACTACAAACATCACTTGAAGAGGCAGAG GCTACCCTGGAGCATGAGGAATCCAAGATTCTCCGCATTCAACTTGAACTCACCCAAGTCAAGAGTGAAATTGACAGAAAACTTGCAGAGAAGGACAAGGAGATCGAGCAGATCAAGAGAAACAGCCAGAGAGTGATTGAGTCCATGCAGAGCACTTTGGATGCTGAGGTCAGGAGCAGGAATGATGCCCTGAGAATtaagaagaagatggagggagaccTGAATGAGATGGAGATTCAGCTGAGCCACGCCAACCGCCAGTCAGCCGAAGCCCAGAAACAGCTGAGAAACGTGCAGGGACAGCTTAAG gatGCGCTTCTGCACCTTGATGAAGCCATTAGAGGCCAAGAAGACATGAAGGAACAGGTTGCCATGGTGGAGCGCAGGAACAACCTGATGCTGGCTGAGATCGAGGAGCTGAGATCTGCTCTGGAGCAGACGGACAGAAGCCGCAAAGTGGCTGAACAGGAGCTGGTAGATGCCAGCGAGCGCGTGGGACTGCTGCACTCTCAG AATACCAGCCTCATCAACACCAAGAAGAAGTTGGAGGCTGACCTTGTCCAGATCCAGGGTGAAGTGGAAGATGCTGTCCAGGAAGCCAGAAATGCTGAAGACAAGGCCAAGAAGGCCATTACTGAT GCCGCCATGATGGCAGAAGAGCTGAAGAAAGAGCAGGACACCAGTTCTCATTtggagaggatgaagaagaacctGGAGGTGACAGTGAAGGACCTGCAGCACCGCCTGGATGAAGCTGAGAATCTGGCCTTGAAGGGCGGAAAGAAGCAGCTTCAGAAACTGGAGGCTCGG GTTCGAGAACTGGAGGCTGAAGTTGATGCTGAGCAGAGGCGAGGTGCTGAGGCAATCAAGGGAGTGCGGAAATATGAGAGAAAAGTAAAGGAGTTCACCTATCAG TTTGAGGAGGATAAAAAGAATATTGCCAGACTTCAGGATCTGGTGGACAAGCTGCAGCTGAAAGTAAAGGCCTACAAGAGGCAGTCTGAGGAGGCT GAGGAGCAGGCCAACACTCACCTGTCCAGGTACAGGAAGGTGCAGCACGAGATGGAGGAGGCTCAGGAGAGAGCTGACATCGCAGAGTCTCAGGTCAACAAGCTGAGGACAAAGAGTCGGGAAATTATCAAG ACCAGGGAAGCAGAAGAATAA
- the p4htm gene encoding transmembrane prolyl 4-hydroxylase, whose product MSDNQETSDADEDTTPAESATLPLRPPCDRLPCHKSSVCSRSYFVVVMVFFHVYIINVILLLFYVHYNSGQEDASRSRDAPSSNHQRPESRRPPSKPEFLRDVSLTRLEGIRVGHVQKVSLVPGKVHEMRTLSMKPLLFEIPGFLSDDECRVVMQLAQLKGLIESQLMVQDGQEELAKELNLSPEEIFNLLDINQDGQLQLHEILTHSRVRDGIWLTPENLREIYAGLKADKDGNGLLSLEEFRLLSNDAFQRFLLQRGVKRSQLVRNSRHTWLYQGKGAHQALQDIKTKVTRLTRLPPALVDLSEPLQVVRYEEGGHYHAHHDSGPVYPETACTHTRLAANTSTPFETSCRYITVLFYLNSVEGGGETAFPVADNRTYDEVSLIQNDVDLLDTRRNCDKSNLRVKPTKGTAVFWYNYLSDGRGWVGEQDEYALHGGCMVTHGTKWVANKWINIDPDYQRQARYQQLVSQQSEDEDEEGLTPNPDIQNSNIHQDL is encoded by the exons ATGAGTGACAACCAGGAAACATCAGATGCTGATGAGGACACGACTCCGGCCGAGAGCGCGACCTTGCCGCTCCGGCCGCCGTGCGACCGCCTCCCTTGCCACAAGAGCAGCGTGTGCTCCCGCTCCTACTTCGTGGTAGTGATGGTGTTTTTTCACGTATACATCATTAATGTTATATTACTGCTATTTTACGTGCACTACAACAGCGGGCAGGAAGACGCCAGCCGGAGTCGTGACGCTCCGAGCAGTAACCACCAGCGCCCCGAGTCGCGACGTCCGCCATCAAAGCCCGAGTTCCTGCGTGATGTTTCCCTAACAAGACTCGAGGGGATAAGG GTGGGACACGTCCAGAAGGTGTCACTGGTGCCAGGCAAAGTGCATGAAATGCGGACTCTGAGCATGAAACCTCTGCTGTTTG aGATCCCCGGGTTTTTGTCAGACGATGAGTGCCGTGTTGTGATGCAGCTTGCACAGCTAAAAGGACTGATAGAAAGCCAGCTAATGGTGCAAGACGGCCAGGAGGAGCTGGCCAAGGAACTCAACCTCAGCCCAGAGGAGATCTTCAACCTTCTTGATATCAACCAGGATGGACAATTACAGCTCCATGAG ATACTGACTCATTCTCGAGTAAGGGACGGCATCTGGCTTACACCGGAGAATCTGCGAGAAATCTATGCTGGGCTCAAAGCTGACAAGGATGGTAATG GTTTGCTGAGTCTGGAAGAGTTCAGGCTTCTGAGCAATGATGCCTTCCAGCGCTTCCTGCTGCAGCGAGGGGTGAAGAGGAGTCAGCTGGTGAGAAACAGCAGACACACCTGGCTGTATCAGGGTAAAGGAGCACACCAGGCCCTCCAAGACATTAAGACTAA GGTGACACGGCTCACTCGGCTCCCGCCTGCATTAGTGGACCTCAGTGAGCCACTCCAGGTGGTTCGCTATGAGGAGGGAGGACACTACCACGCCCACCACGACAGCGGCCCTGTGTATCCTGAAACAgcttgcacacacacgcgcCTGGCAGCCAACACATCCACTCCTTTTGAGACGTCTTGCAG GTACATCACAGTTCTCTTCTACCTGAACTCTGTTGAGGGAGGTGGGGAGACTGCATTTCCTGTGGCAGACAACAGGACCTATGATGAAGTG TCTCTAATACAGAATGACGTCGATCTTTTGGACACCAGAAGGAATTGTGACAAGAGTAACCTAAGGGTGAAGCCTACCAAAGGGACAGCTGTTTTCTGGTACAACTACCTTTCTGATGGAAGAG gTTGGGTGGGAGAGCAGGATGAATATGCTCTGCATGGAGGCTGTATGGTCACCCATGGCACTAAGTGGGTCGCAAATAAATGGATCAACATTGATCCAGATTACCAGCGGCAGGCTCGCTACCAGCAGCTGGTTTCACAGCAGTCagaagatgaggatgaagaagGTCTGACTCCAAACCCAGACATACAGAATTCTAATATTCATCAAGACTTGTAG
- the slc26a6l gene encoding solute carrier family 26 member 6, like has protein sequence MDSTHQFGKYRVEREVLDEQRLEEVTQRKTYSDTHPSLIEHLKKSLRCTVPKLKQSVVSSLPVLYWLPKYSIWDYGMPDLISGISVGIMHLPQGLAYALLASLPPVFGLYTSLYPALIYFFFGTSRHISIGTFTVLSIMVGSVTERLAPDLNFLITNGTTITAEVNIIARDLYRVEVAAATTVLGGLIQVALGLVKFGFVGTYLSEPLVRAYTTAAAAHAVVAQLKYIFGVSPTRFSGPLSLVHTLKDVCSLLPHTHFPTLVVSAVSMVFLIAAKELNSYLSPKLPVPIPVELITIVAGTLISTYTHLNNNYTISVVGVVPSGLSFPSVPDVSLFREVIGDAFALAMVGYAVSISLGKTFALKHGYKVDSNQELVALGLSNAVGGFFQCFSVCSSMSRSLIQENTGGKTQMAGVASALIVLVTILKLGPLFKELPKAVLAAIVLVNLKGMFKQHFDIVTLWRSSKIDLVVWLVTWVSTLLLNLDLGLAASIIFALLSVIFRTQLPTYSVLGNVPGTELYVDIETHTEVREIPGVTIFRSSATVYFANADLYLEALKEKSGLDISKMIIYKRRQEAKQRRRERRAERRAKRQAKKERQAQRAGKQMSGAPVFSVEEEAGRWRDTCVDGNVTDKEEQGLTKRENGTVFVIPNTPRTPDDPCRWEYLKGGEPDCTSIGWMSELQDGDTTTLGSSSDDTLSHDLERVSLGSLGKWTWDIHSIIIDLSTANFIDTVAIKTMKNIFQDFSEIDVDIYLAGCQASVVEQLELGDFFSESITKRRLFASIHDAVLYCLDHRGATSFPRYEPSVDTNSSTKL, from the exons ATGGACTCTACACATCAATTTGGGAAATACCGAGTGGAGCGAGAAGTGCTTGATGAGCAGAGACTGGAAGAGgttacacagagaaaaacatactCGGACACTCACCCTTCTCTAATTGAACACCTTAAAAAATCCCTAAG ATGTACAGTACCCAAACTGAAACAAAGTGTGGTGAGCAGCTTGCCTGTGTTGTACTGGCTGCCCAAGTACTCAATTTGGGACTATGGGATGCCTGACCTCATCTCCGGAATCAGTGTGGGAATAATGCACCTTCCACAAG GTTTGGCATATGCATTGTTGGCTTCCTTACCTCCTGTATTTGGGCTCTACACGTCGCTTTATCCAGCATTGATCTACTTCTTTTTTGGAACATCACGTCATATCTCCATTG GTACATTTACAGTGCTTAGCATCATGGTGGGTAGTGTGACAGAAAGACTTGCTCCAGACCTGAATTTCCTCATTACAAATGGGACCACCATCACTGCAGAGGTGAACATAATTGCCAGGGACTTATACAGGGTGGAGGTGGCAGCTGCTACTACTGTCCTAGGAGGACTTATTCAG GTGGCACTGGGTTTGGTGAAGTTTGGATTTGTGGGAACATACTTGTCTGAACCTCTGGTGCGGGCTTACacaacagctgctgcagctcatGCTGTTGTGGCACAACTGAAATACATCTTTGGAGTTTCACCAACACGGTTTAGTGGTCCCTTGTCGCTGGTGCAT actttaaaaGATGTTTGCTCCTTGCTGCCACACACTCATTTTCCAACACTGGTGGTCAGTGCTGTGTCCATGGTGTTTCTAATTGCAGCCAAGGAGCTCAACTCTTATCTCAGTCCGAAGCTGCCAGTGCCCATCCCAGTGGAACTCATTACA ATTGTGGCAGGTACGTTGATATCAACCTATACCCACTTGAACAACAACTACACTATTTCAGTTGTTGGAGTAGTTCCTAGTGG TCTTAGTTTTCCCAGTGTACCAGATGTGAGTCTTTTTAGAGAAGTAATTGGTGATGCGTTTGCATTGGCTATGGTTGGATATGCCGTATCCATTTCACttggaaaaacatttgcactgAAACATGGATACAAGGTGGACAGTAACCAG GAGCTGGTGGCGCTCGGTCTCAGTAATGCAGTGGGAGGCTTCTTCCAGTGCTTCTCAGTCTGCTCCTCCATGTCTCGAAGTCTCATCCAAGAGAACACTGGaggaaaaacacaa ATGGCTGGAGTTGCCTCTGCTCTGATTGTGTTGGTGACTATACTGAAACTTGGACCCCTGTTCAAGGAGCTCCCAAAG GCAGTTCTTGCAGCGATTGTCTTAGTTAATCTGAAGGGCATGTTCAAGCAGCACTTTGACATTGTTACACTGTGGAGAAGCAGCAAGATTGATCTG GTGGTGTGGTTGGTCACTTGGGTGTCAACACTGCTGCTCAATCTGGATCTGGGTCTCGCAGCATCGATCATCTTTGCTCTACTTAGTGTTATCTTCCGAACTCAGCT GCCAACATACTCTGTTCTGGGAAATGTTCCGGGTACAGAACTGTACGTGGATATAGAGACCCACACAGAG GTGAGAGAGATTCCAGGTGTTACTATATTTCGCTCTTCTGCTACGGTATATTTTGCCAATGCTGACCTCTACCTTGAGGCTCTGAAAGAAAAG AGTGGGCTTGACATCAGTAAAATGATTATCTATAAGAGGAGACAGGAGGCCAAACAGAGGCGTAGAGAAAGGAGGGCTGAGAGACGGGCAAAAAGGCAAGCCAAGAAAGAG AGACAAGCACAGAGAGCAGGTAAACAGATGTCTGGAGCACCGGTGTTCTCTGTGGAGGAAGAGGCCGGACGCTGGAGGGACACATGCGTGGATGGGAATGTTACAGACAAGGAGGAGCAGGGCTTGACAAAGAGGGAGAATGGGACAGTGTTTGTCATTCCAAACACTCCTAGAACACCAGACGACCCCTGTAGATGGGAGTACCTCAAGGGAGGAGAACCAGACTGCACCAGCATAGGGTGGATGTCTGAGCTGCAGGACGGGGACACCACCACCCTGGGCTCTAGCAGTGATGACACGCTGAGTCACGATCTGGAGCGGGTCTCTCTTGGGTCACTGGGCAAGTGGACCTGGGACATTCACTCCATCATTATCGACCTGTCCACCGCTAACTTTATTGACACAGTGGCTATCAAGACTATGAAAAAT ATTTTCCAGGACTTCAGTGAGATTGATGTAGATATCTACTTGGCTGGTTGTCAAG cttCTGTGGTGGAACAATTAGAGCTTGGTGACTTCTTCTCAGAGTCAATTACTAAGAGGCGTCTTTTTGCCTCCATTCATGATGCTGTGCTCTACTGTCTGGACCACCGTGGAGCAACATCGTTTCCCAGATATGAGCCATCTGTT gacacaaacagcagcacaaAACTTTGA